A genomic window from Alkalihalobacillus sp. AL-G includes:
- a CDS encoding DUF3320 domain-containing protein, with the protein MEKIIAEKLIACDYEYDERVSFALQQNHVPFIKRWAIENLSEEKHHDIKIELFSNPSFFEPKTMHLEALNPKESIELHPDIQLSADYLSNLDESVKGYFSIRVKIGEVEAYQKDLPIDILSFDCWPGSSVIPEIISSFVTPNRPYVMEIVKLASSIMQKNSDTNAMDGYQSGDPNRVIAQLSAIYSAILAQGITYANPPASFEAEGQKIRFPDVIKEHKLGTCLDLTLLYAACAEAIGIHPIIVFFRGHAYPAFWLKEYSSPESYQDDKSLLTKNMAGGINDIIAVESTMLTNEKASFISAVHFAEDSLNKFDYFHFFVDVHRSRIGQIKPLSLKISMGSNIQVAVQPEEPVRINSNFAFEKVEIIPENDHSSNHRGEHENKITYWQNKLIDMTLRNNLLNYRIHTQGIPVVTSGLDQIEDILSMGKKVFIETLPNEWRNKVRDFRDQKELLTSNILSNDLKNNRLRSVLSELKLEKELVKLYRKAKNTLEETGANSLFIALGFLKWYDPKSSTTERYAPILLLPVDLVRLSAKKGYYIRARDEEIQVNISLIEYLKQNFGIDASRLYNIPKDDHGADVRKVLTTMRRIIMQMKHWDVYENASISVFSFSKFVMWNDLVNHSDELKENKVVKSLIEGSYTGDMDQSFTDSLTTEEDEEAEIYAPLSSDSTQTEAILATGKDNSFVLHGPPGSGKSQTITNMISHALASGKSVLFVAEKMAALNVVQNRLASIGLADFCMEIYSNKGQKKDILNQLEKSFEAQRKVKGTNWNEKFDEVKTLKRELNKYVQELHQHTSLGQSIFEMIETYSDINAPKEMIEFDRDQVMEMDEVKLRRTKQMLEDLEVIGGTCGSVIENPWLGIKQTNYSLSLQDSIKKELSSILTNTEKLLQLDRTLAEIGVSHNTKNHSWYRFIYQMVSFLPDIPDAELELICKGGFDRLSSEVTEIVNVGRAFEEATNKVEERFDPSILTLDVETLLQSYRLADNSWFFKEKLEKGKIKKELKKFLVSKDKIKTDKLKDILTTIQGIKEQKQFITQSDDLMNQYFPNLWNKENSNWNVIEEALQWMADVRKVINNLQPSQEWLNNTVQRIQVNKQDFSTNELKQQMDIFTEGYKAIMNHWEHVEKELILPNMYEAEKADWANYSRDKAALLIDALPELKDNCKLASVTNKADEVGLTNVTKPYLSGKLDHDEILTCYLYGFYRLRIDGEISQKEELSQFSKASFESKLHKFHAFDDELSELTKLEVYVKLMSHVPDLMNNTIQSSEPGILAKAIKSKGRGIAIRQLFERIKILLPKIKPCMLMSPLSVAQYLDPSFPKFDLVIFDEASQLPTSEAIGTMGRGKNVIVVGDPKQLPPTNFFGTKQEEENFDLQDLESVLDDSLSIQLPQKHLRWHYRSEHESLISFSNNHFYENKLITFPSIDDLHSRVSFINVEGTYDRGKTKQNKAEAQAIVNDIFSRLSNPEKQHESIGVVTFSQPQQTLIEDLIDERLKQDASLEKYFTDEVKEPVFVKNLENVQGDERDIILFTVGYGPDQLGQISLNFGPLNRVGGWRRLNVAVSRAKKEMLIFASMEPDKINLSRTKAEGVHSLRAFMEFAKKGKVPRDFENRAIIKQENSNVIIPKMKETLQQHGYQVETNVGNSDFKVDLAVINKSDSGKYLAAIQVDGHRYAGFTTTRDRNKLGELMLERLGWHILKVWSVEWWHNEEKQIKDILAQLKEVEKHGPVMKKQTESQPVKDKPSIHDKISNLTLPVDDKQQQACFYEPAVLEQVSIPNDYFYTYEGRPVIQEQIKKIIADEAPVSFSRLTKAIINAWGFSRSGAKLEKVIQDVLTGMTVYETIEDKGSFLWNNEEQFNSYRDFRIKNRYRRSLQDISKIEYSNGIIQIMKTALRLPKADIVREISKQLGYNRTSSNTEIYVQEAIDLNTNKSLIKEDTEGNIAYIGE; encoded by the coding sequence GTGGAAAAAATAATTGCAGAAAAATTAATAGCCTGTGATTATGAGTATGATGAACGAGTAAGCTTTGCCCTTCAACAGAACCATGTCCCATTTATTAAACGCTGGGCCATTGAAAATCTAAGTGAAGAGAAGCATCACGATATTAAAATTGAACTATTCTCTAACCCTTCGTTTTTTGAACCCAAAACAATGCACCTTGAAGCATTAAACCCCAAAGAATCAATTGAACTACACCCGGATATTCAATTATCAGCAGATTACCTGAGTAATCTGGACGAAAGTGTAAAAGGGTATTTCAGCATAAGAGTTAAGATTGGAGAGGTCGAAGCTTATCAGAAGGATTTACCAATCGATATTCTGTCATTCGATTGTTGGCCGGGCTCTAGTGTAATCCCGGAAATCATCTCAAGTTTTGTCACACCAAATCGTCCCTATGTAATGGAGATTGTAAAACTGGCCTCTAGCATAATGCAGAAGAACAGTGACACAAATGCCATGGATGGGTACCAAAGTGGAGACCCTAATCGTGTTATTGCACAACTTTCGGCCATCTACTCTGCAATCTTGGCTCAGGGTATTACATATGCAAATCCTCCCGCAAGCTTTGAAGCAGAGGGTCAGAAAATCCGTTTCCCCGACGTGATTAAGGAACATAAACTAGGTACATGTCTTGATTTAACATTATTATATGCAGCTTGCGCGGAAGCAATAGGCATACATCCTATCATTGTCTTTTTCCGTGGACATGCCTATCCCGCTTTCTGGTTAAAAGAATATTCTTCTCCAGAAAGTTATCAAGATGATAAGAGCTTATTGACCAAGAATATGGCAGGCGGTATCAATGACATTATTGCTGTCGAATCTACAATGCTAACAAATGAAAAGGCTTCCTTCATTAGTGCAGTTCATTTCGCAGAGGACAGTTTGAACAAATTTGATTATTTCCACTTTTTCGTGGATGTTCATAGAAGCAGAATTGGTCAAATTAAACCTCTCTCTCTGAAAATTAGTATGGGATCTAATATCCAAGTTGCTGTTCAACCGGAAGAGCCCGTACGAATTAACTCAAATTTTGCTTTTGAAAAAGTAGAAATCATACCAGAAAATGATCATTCCTCGAACCATAGAGGAGAACATGAAAATAAGATTACCTATTGGCAAAATAAATTAATTGATATGACCTTACGCAATAATCTACTGAATTATCGAATTCATACACAGGGTATCCCTGTCGTGACCTCTGGCCTTGATCAGATTGAGGATATTTTGTCCATGGGTAAGAAAGTCTTCATAGAAACTTTGCCAAACGAGTGGCGAAATAAGGTAAGAGACTTTAGGGATCAAAAGGAACTCCTGACTAGCAACATATTGTCAAATGATCTGAAAAATAACAGGCTAAGGTCTGTACTTTCAGAATTGAAACTAGAGAAAGAATTAGTGAAGTTGTATAGAAAGGCCAAAAATACACTAGAAGAAACTGGAGCGAATTCCTTATTTATAGCCTTAGGATTCTTAAAATGGTATGATCCTAAGTCTTCCACCACAGAGCGGTATGCACCAATCCTACTTCTTCCTGTAGATCTCGTAAGGCTTTCTGCAAAGAAGGGCTACTACATAAGGGCTAGAGATGAAGAAATACAAGTTAACATTTCTCTTATTGAGTATCTGAAACAAAATTTCGGAATTGATGCCTCTAGGCTATACAACATACCCAAAGACGATCACGGGGCAGATGTCAGAAAAGTCCTCACAACAATGCGGCGAATTATAATGCAAATGAAGCATTGGGACGTCTACGAAAATGCCAGCATTAGCGTGTTTTCATTCTCCAAATTTGTCATGTGGAATGACCTCGTAAATCATTCCGATGAACTTAAAGAAAATAAGGTAGTTAAAAGCCTGATTGAAGGAAGTTATACTGGGGACATGGATCAGTCCTTCACAGATAGTCTGACTACGGAAGAAGATGAAGAGGCTGAGATTTATGCACCTTTAAGTTCAGACAGCACACAGACAGAAGCCATACTAGCGACTGGAAAAGACAATAGTTTTGTCCTTCATGGACCACCAGGATCCGGTAAGTCACAAACGATCACCAATATGATTTCCCACGCCTTAGCTTCAGGAAAATCAGTTCTTTTTGTAGCAGAAAAAATGGCAGCCTTAAATGTTGTACAAAACCGACTTGCCTCTATTGGTCTAGCAGATTTTTGTATGGAGATTTACTCAAATAAGGGACAAAAGAAAGATATTCTTAATCAGTTGGAGAAATCCTTTGAAGCACAACGAAAAGTCAAAGGAACAAATTGGAATGAAAAGTTTGATGAAGTTAAAACTCTAAAAAGAGAATTAAATAAGTATGTACAAGAACTTCACCAGCATACTTCACTTGGGCAAAGTATTTTTGAAATGATTGAAACCTACTCTGATATTAACGCACCTAAGGAAATGATTGAGTTTGATAGAGACCAAGTCATGGAAATGGACGAGGTTAAACTGAGACGAACCAAGCAAATGTTAGAGGATTTGGAAGTGATCGGAGGGACTTGCGGAAGTGTAATTGAGAATCCGTGGCTTGGAATCAAACAAACAAACTATTCCCTAAGTCTGCAGGATTCCATTAAGAAAGAGCTATCCTCCATTTTAACTAACACAGAAAAACTTCTTCAGTTAGATAGAACTTTAGCTGAAATAGGAGTATCTCATAACACCAAAAATCATAGTTGGTATAGGTTCATCTATCAAATGGTTTCCTTCTTACCTGATATACCTGATGCTGAATTAGAGCTTATTTGCAAGGGAGGGTTTGATCGTTTAAGTTCAGAAGTTACTGAAATCGTTAATGTAGGCAGAGCTTTTGAGGAAGCCACAAACAAAGTAGAAGAACGGTTTGATCCTTCTATCTTGACCTTGGATGTTGAGACATTACTACAAAGCTATAGATTAGCTGATAACAGCTGGTTCTTTAAGGAAAAGCTGGAGAAAGGAAAAATAAAGAAAGAACTTAAGAAATTCTTAGTTTCTAAAGATAAAATTAAAACAGATAAACTGAAGGACATTCTCACCACAATCCAGGGTATTAAGGAACAGAAACAATTTATCACACAGTCAGATGATCTAATGAATCAATACTTTCCTAACCTTTGGAATAAAGAGAATAGTAACTGGAACGTTATTGAGGAAGCTTTACAATGGATGGCTGATGTGCGCAAAGTTATTAACAACTTGCAACCTTCGCAAGAGTGGCTCAATAATACAGTTCAAAGGATTCAGGTGAATAAACAAGACTTTTCAACTAACGAACTAAAACAACAAATGGACATTTTTACAGAAGGCTATAAAGCCATAATGAATCACTGGGAACATGTAGAGAAGGAATTAATCTTACCAAATATGTATGAAGCTGAGAAAGCAGATTGGGCTAATTATAGTAGAGACAAAGCAGCTCTTTTAATTGACGCATTACCAGAGCTAAAAGATAACTGTAAACTGGCCAGCGTAACGAACAAGGCAGATGAAGTGGGACTTACTAATGTAACGAAGCCTTATTTGTCTGGTAAATTGGATCATGATGAAATTCTAACCTGTTATTTATATGGATTTTACCGCCTGAGAATTGACGGAGAAATTTCTCAGAAAGAAGAGTTATCTCAGTTTTCAAAGGCAAGTTTTGAGAGTAAACTTCATAAATTCCATGCTTTTGATGATGAACTAAGTGAACTCACCAAGCTCGAGGTATATGTTAAACTAATGAGCCACGTACCGGATCTAATGAATAATACGATCCAAAGCTCTGAACCGGGAATCTTAGCAAAGGCAATCAAAAGTAAAGGAAGAGGCATAGCCATTCGTCAGTTATTTGAGAGGATAAAGATCCTACTGCCAAAAATCAAACCTTGTATGCTGATGAGTCCATTATCAGTTGCACAATATCTGGATCCGTCGTTTCCTAAATTTGATTTGGTTATCTTTGATGAAGCATCTCAGTTACCAACCAGTGAGGCCATCGGTACTATGGGTAGAGGTAAAAATGTTATAGTGGTTGGCGATCCTAAACAGTTGCCGCCAACGAACTTCTTTGGAACCAAACAAGAAGAGGAAAACTTTGATTTACAGGATCTTGAGAGTGTCCTTGATGATAGCCTATCGATACAGCTACCACAGAAACACTTACGGTGGCATTATCGAAGTGAACATGAAAGTTTAATATCTTTTTCCAATAATCACTTTTATGAAAATAAATTAATCACCTTCCCATCAATAGATGACCTACATTCAAGAGTCTCATTTATAAATGTTGAGGGGACTTACGATCGGGGGAAAACAAAGCAAAACAAAGCTGAGGCCCAAGCGATAGTCAATGATATCTTCTCAAGGTTAAGTAACCCTGAAAAACAACACGAAAGTATTGGGGTAGTTACGTTCAGTCAACCGCAACAAACCTTAATTGAAGATCTGATTGATGAACGACTTAAACAAGATGCCTCTCTTGAGAAGTATTTTACTGACGAAGTAAAAGAACCCGTCTTTGTAAAAAATTTGGAGAATGTACAAGGGGACGAACGGGATATTATTCTATTCACGGTTGGCTATGGTCCCGATCAATTGGGACAAATTTCACTGAATTTCGGACCGTTAAACCGTGTTGGAGGTTGGCGTCGCCTAAACGTTGCAGTATCACGAGCTAAAAAAGAAATGTTAATTTTCGCATCCATGGAACCAGATAAAATAAACCTATCACGAACCAAGGCTGAAGGTGTTCATAGTCTTAGAGCATTTATGGAATTTGCAAAGAAAGGAAAGGTCCCGAGAGATTTTGAAAACCGGGCAATCATCAAGCAGGAAAATTCAAATGTAATTATTCCAAAAATGAAGGAGACTCTACAACAACATGGTTATCAAGTGGAAACTAACGTAGGTAACAGTGATTTCAAAGTAGATTTAGCTGTTATCAATAAAAGTGATAGTGGGAAGTACCTTGCTGCTATCCAAGTAGATGGCCATCGATATGCCGGATTTACGACCACCCGTGATCGCAACAAATTGGGAGAACTTATGTTGGAAAGGTTAGGGTGGCACATTCTCAAAGTTTGGTCCGTTGAATGGTGGCACAATGAAGAAAAACAAATTAAAGACATACTAGCCCAACTAAAAGAAGTCGAGAAACATGGTCCAGTAATGAAAAAGCAGACAGAATCTCAACCTGTTAAAGACAAACCATCCATACATGATAAAATAAGTAACCTCACGTTACCTGTAGATGACAAACAACAGCAAGCATGCTTTTACGAGCCAGCTGTATTAGAACAAGTAAGTATTCCTAATGATTATTTTTACACTTATGAAGGGAGGCCAGTCATTCAGGAACAAATCAAAAAAATCATAGCAGATGAAGCACCTGTTAGCTTTTCGAGGCTAACCAAAGCCATTATTAATGCTTGGGGATTCTCCAGAAGCGGTGCCAAGCTGGAAAAAGTTATACAGGATGTTTTAACTGGAATGACGGTTTATGAGACCATTGAAGACAAAGGGAGCTTTCTTTGGAATAATGAAGAACAGTTCAACTCCTACAGGGACTTCCGAATAAAGAATCGTTACCGTAGGAGTTTACAGGACATTAGTAAGATTGAATATTCAAATGGGATCATTCAAATTATGAAGACAGCACTTCGTTTGCCAAAAGCCGATATCGTACGAGAAATTTCAAAACAGCTTGGTTACAATCGTACCAGCTCAAACACTGAAATATATGTACAGGAAGCAATTGATTTAAATACAAATAAAAGCTTAATTAAAGAGGATACTGAGGGAAATATAGCGTATATAGGTGAGTAA
- a CDS encoding DUF3427 domain-containing protein has translation MFKEGLYEEIINKKLKESLTALELGTFDIGKEPIDVEEARKKLSSYISYITRKALKLARDIETDDKEALFRQIRVCNEIIAYLGTYLDDEEFEALQIAEEGEILTSVYSKLNSIKSLKKDKPVRPVTPLSESSLFTGSNYEPNMLSELKKEILSANEIDMLVSFIKWSGLRCIIEELREFTTRKNGILRVITTSYMEATDFKAIMELSKLPNTEIKVSYDVERTRLHAKAYMFKRDTSFSTAYIGSSNLSNPALTSGLEWNVKITEKDSFDVMKKVDATFETYWNDEEFVTFNHEDEGDRTHLKNTLKKASREDTPVHFSFEIKPYHYQKEILENLQVEREVYGRNKNLLVAATGIGKTVISAFDYRRFVKQNGHPQRLLFVAHREEILKQSRDTFRAIVQDLNFGDLLVGKEKPEDLDHLFISIQSFNSTKLYEKTTTEYYDFIIVDEFHHAAASSYQKLLEYYNPKILLGMTATPERMDGKSVLSYFDDRIAAEMRLTEAINRKLLSPFQYFCVTDTADLSKLKWSRKGYDLRELENVYTHNTRRSTQILKSIYKYVTDIDDVKGVGFCVGVDHAKYMANFFNENKIPSIALHGNTDSAIRKAAKHRLLSGEIRFIFVTDLYNEGVDLPEVNTVLFLRPTESLTVFLQQLGRGLRLADDKECLTVLDFIGQAHKDYSFEEKFRALMGKTKHSVKHYVENGFSNLPKGSFIQLEKQAKDYILRNIKSTANTRANLVHKMKYFHEDTGLDLTLENFLTHHNLSLYDFYGKSGDRSFFRMKMETGLMDHREIENEEKITKRLPSLFHLDSKQLLSFYLRYLDGINPENKKEKLLVNMLYYSFYKDHPEKEGFNSIEDGLNQIFVIPEIKDELRSILNYNYKHIKALEFENDFTFENPLGVHSSYSTAQIMAAFDYYNEEKSPAFREGVKHFQEKNVDIFFITLNKSEKDFSPSTLYEDYAINERLFHWQTQSSISPSSNTGQRYIHHRENNHQIALFIREYKKENGYTSPFIFLGTADYVKHTGEKPINFTWRLRREMPPMLVPKANKNVL, from the coding sequence GTGTTTAAAGAGGGTTTGTATGAGGAGATTATTAATAAGAAGCTTAAGGAGAGTCTGACGGCTCTTGAGCTGGGGACATTTGATATTGGTAAAGAACCGATTGATGTTGAGGAAGCGAGGAAAAAGCTGTCCTCTTATATTTCATACATAACAAGAAAGGCGTTAAAGCTTGCTCGTGATATTGAAACGGACGATAAGGAAGCATTGTTTCGTCAGATCAGGGTTTGCAATGAAATCATCGCATATTTAGGTACATATCTGGATGATGAAGAATTTGAAGCTCTTCAAATTGCTGAGGAGGGCGAGATTTTAACATCAGTCTATTCAAAACTCAACTCAATTAAGAGCTTGAAAAAGGACAAGCCAGTACGCCCAGTTACACCTTTATCTGAGAGTTCTCTTTTTACTGGTTCCAACTATGAACCGAATATGTTGAGCGAACTTAAGAAAGAGATTTTATCTGCAAATGAAATCGACATGCTTGTGTCATTCATAAAGTGGAGCGGTCTTCGCTGTATTATTGAAGAGCTACGTGAATTCACGACTCGGAAAAATGGAATCTTGCGCGTAATTACGACTTCGTATATGGAGGCTACTGACTTTAAAGCGATCATGGAATTAAGTAAGCTTCCGAACACTGAGATAAAAGTCTCCTATGATGTTGAGCGTACTCGCTTACATGCCAAGGCGTATATGTTCAAGCGGGATACGAGTTTTAGCACTGCTTATATTGGATCATCAAATCTATCGAATCCAGCCTTAACTTCTGGACTTGAATGGAATGTGAAAATCACGGAAAAAGACTCGTTCGATGTGATGAAGAAGGTCGATGCTACCTTTGAGACGTACTGGAATGATGAAGAATTTGTCACCTTCAATCATGAAGATGAGGGCGACCGAACCCACTTAAAGAACACCTTAAAAAAAGCTTCAAGAGAAGACACCCCAGTACATTTTTCCTTTGAAATCAAACCTTATCACTACCAGAAAGAAATCTTAGAAAACCTTCAAGTTGAGCGTGAAGTCTATGGTCGAAACAAAAACCTGCTTGTCGCAGCTACCGGGATAGGGAAGACGGTGATCTCAGCATTTGATTACCGTCGTTTTGTAAAACAGAATGGCCATCCGCAGAGGCTTCTTTTTGTAGCACACCGTGAGGAAATTTTAAAACAAAGCAGAGATACGTTCAGAGCGATCGTCCAAGATTTGAATTTCGGGGACCTCTTGGTGGGAAAAGAAAAGCCTGAGGACTTGGATCATTTATTCATAAGCATTCAAAGCTTCAATAGTACGAAGCTTTATGAGAAGACGACAACAGAATACTATGATTTTATTATTGTTGATGAATTTCACCATGCTGCTGCGAGTTCTTATCAAAAACTGCTTGAATACTACAACCCCAAAATTTTACTTGGAATGACTGCCACCCCAGAGCGGATGGATGGGAAAAGTGTTTTATCGTACTTCGATGATCGAATCGCAGCCGAGATGCGACTAACGGAAGCAATCAATCGAAAGCTTTTAAGTCCTTTTCAATATTTTTGTGTAACCGATACGGCAGATCTATCGAAGCTTAAATGGAGTCGAAAAGGATACGACTTGAGAGAGTTAGAGAATGTATACACGCATAACACAAGACGAAGTACGCAAATTTTAAAAAGCATCTATAAATATGTAACAGATATTGATGATGTAAAAGGGGTAGGGTTTTGTGTTGGAGTGGACCACGCGAAGTATATGGCGAATTTCTTCAATGAGAACAAGATTCCATCTATTGCTTTGCATGGTAATACAGATTCAGCGATAAGAAAGGCAGCTAAGCATCGATTATTATCTGGTGAAATTCGATTCATCTTTGTTACAGATCTTTACAATGAAGGTGTCGACTTACCGGAAGTGAATACGGTACTTTTCTTGAGACCAACGGAGAGTTTAACAGTATTTTTACAACAGTTAGGAAGAGGGCTAAGACTAGCCGATGACAAGGAATGCTTGACTGTACTCGATTTCATTGGACAGGCTCATAAAGACTATAGTTTTGAAGAAAAGTTCAGGGCACTAATGGGTAAAACGAAACATTCGGTTAAGCATTATGTGGAAAATGGCTTCTCCAACTTACCTAAGGGATCGTTTATCCAATTAGAAAAGCAAGCAAAGGACTACATCTTAAGAAATATAAAATCGACAGCCAACACACGTGCAAACCTTGTTCACAAGATGAAATACTTCCATGAGGATACAGGGCTCGATCTTACACTGGAAAACTTTTTAACCCATCACAATCTCTCGTTGTATGATTTCTATGGTAAAAGCGGAGACCGATCCTTTTTTAGAATGAAGATGGAAACTGGTTTAATGGATCATAGAGAGATTGAGAACGAAGAAAAGATAACAAAACGCTTACCAAGTCTATTTCACCTGGATTCAAAACAGTTACTGAGCTTTTATTTGAGGTATTTGGATGGGATTAATCCAGAGAATAAGAAAGAGAAGCTGTTGGTCAACATGCTTTACTATTCGTTTTATAAAGACCATCCAGAAAAAGAGGGGTTCAATTCTATTGAAGATGGACTAAATCAAATCTTCGTAATACCCGAAATTAAAGATGAATTACGTTCCATTTTAAATTACAACTATAAGCATATAAAAGCGCTTGAGTTTGAAAATGATTTTACGTTTGAAAATCCATTAGGTGTACACAGCAGTTATTCAACAGCTCAAATCATGGCTGCTTTCGACTATTATAACGAAGAAAAAAGTCCGGCTTTTCGTGAAGGAGTCAAACATTTTCAGGAGAAAAATGTCGATATATTCTTTATCACATTAAATAAATCTGAAAAAGATTTTTCGCCATCAACACTTTATGAGGATTATGCAATTAATGAGAGGCTCTTCCACTGGCAAACGCAAAGTTCGATTTCACCTTCGAGCAATACTGGACAGCGTTATATCCATCACCGGGAAAACAACCATCAAATTGCGTTGTTTATCCGTGAGTATAAAAAAGAAAATGGCTACACGTCACCGTTTATTTTTCTCGGAACAGCAGATTACGTAAAACACACAGGAGAAAAGCCCATCAACTTTACATGGCGATTAAGACGAGAAATGCCCCCGATGTTAGTTCCGAAAGCGAATAAAAATGTTTTATAG
- a CDS encoding MFS transporter: MDERRRGMAAIFTVLFLMSLSLHIQFPIFTPYAVALGATSFFVSIMMSVSSFANLCGNLIAGPLIDAFGKKRFIVIPLFLSGFLMMGHGIATNPDWLLILRLFNGLVLAFMTPACFALLSGYAKNSHQQGKNMAFNGLLITIAHILSPVIGGYLVEMVDFKGAYFIIGGSILLTGVIALLYVKEFDPIIVHKKDQAYSSGLKLDRQLLMIYFVGFALMYAQGTLGYELPFLIVEEGLSTSEAGKLFSYMGVGTLVVVCMTWINRISALIRTMFGMIVLASCFYQMVVPFVPLTLSQLLFIVGIGLGILFPAITTLITEKIDKSKHGTAFGILSAVFSLGIIASSLTAGAIRELFSPYFIAFIVMAMAITFIGWQQFSCNQKTVLQNR, encoded by the coding sequence ATGGACGAGAGAAGAAGGGGCATGGCTGCAATTTTCACGGTGCTGTTTTTGATGTCTTTGAGCTTACATATACAGTTTCCGATTTTCACACCTTATGCGGTGGCACTTGGGGCGACTAGTTTTTTTGTGAGCATCATGATGAGTGTTTCTTCGTTTGCGAACTTGTGCGGTAATTTGATCGCTGGACCGTTGATCGATGCATTCGGGAAGAAGAGGTTTATTGTGATACCGCTGTTTTTATCGGGGTTTTTGATGATGGGTCATGGAATCGCCACAAATCCTGACTGGTTATTGATTTTAAGACTGTTCAATGGCTTGGTGCTTGCCTTCATGACACCTGCTTGCTTTGCACTTTTGTCAGGTTATGCAAAGAACAGTCACCAGCAGGGGAAAAACATGGCGTTCAATGGATTACTGATTACGATCGCTCATATCCTATCTCCGGTAATCGGTGGGTACCTGGTGGAAATGGTCGACTTCAAAGGTGCCTACTTTATCATAGGAGGATCCATCCTTCTAACTGGTGTTATTGCACTCCTGTATGTAAAGGAATTCGACCCGATCATCGTACATAAGAAAGATCAAGCGTATAGTAGTGGATTGAAGCTGGATAGGCAGCTGTTAATGATTTATTTTGTTGGCTTTGCCTTGATGTACGCACAAGGAACCCTCGGTTATGAGCTGCCATTTTTAATAGTGGAAGAAGGGCTGTCAACGAGTGAGGCCGGGAAGTTGTTCAGTTATATGGGCGTAGGGACACTTGTGGTGGTTTGCATGACCTGGATCAACCGGATTTCAGCATTGATCCGGACGATGTTTGGAATGATCGTATTGGCCTCATGTTTTTATCAAATGGTGGTACCGTTCGTTCCTCTTACACTCAGTCAACTGTTGTTTATTGTTGGAATCGGGCTAGGCATACTTTTTCCGGCAATTACAACCTTGATTACTGAAAAAATCGATAAGAGCAAACACGGTACAGCATTCGGAATCCTGTCTGCTGTTTTCTCGCTGGGCATCATCGCAAGTTCACTTACTGCGGGTGCAATTCGTGAGCTTTTCTCTCCTTACTTCATCGCGTTTATCGTCATGGCAATGGCCATCACGTTCATCGGATGGCAACAGTTCAGCTGCAATCAGAAAACTGTTTTACAAAACCGATAA
- a CDS encoding PH domain-containing protein, which produces MAVTEIMTWTFYEETEIPKEIEDVLVQGEEAQIAYKTIRDVAVVTNKRFIIADKQGITGKKVEVYTIPFKSIIMYSSENGGKLDFNAEIELWTKAGKLKLNVNKKVDIRKLDRIIGEYIL; this is translated from the coding sequence ATGGCTGTTACCGAAATCATGACTTGGACATTTTATGAAGAAACAGAAATCCCAAAAGAGATTGAGGATGTACTAGTACAAGGAGAAGAGGCACAGATTGCATACAAAACCATCAGGGATGTTGCGGTCGTTACCAATAAACGGTTCATTATCGCAGATAAACAAGGGATCACAGGTAAGAAGGTTGAAGTATACACCATCCCTTTTAAATCAATCATCATGTATTCCAGTGAAAATGGTGGAAAGCTTGACTTCAATGCTGAAATTGAGCTATGGACGAAAGCTGGGAAATTGAAGCTGAACGTCAATAAAAAAGTGGATATCCGAAAACTTGATCGTATCATCGGAGAATACATACTATAA